The DNA window ACCCATTTATCAGATTTTGTGGGGCAGATCTTGATCCCCACTCAAAATACCTTTCATATCCGAGATGGCAAGCGAATACCCAGAGAGAAGAAGTTATTTAACAGTTACCTGATATTGGAGCTGGAACTAACTCCAGAAGTATATAATTTTATACTTGGTCTTCCGGGAGTAACGTATTTTTTGGGTTCAGGCAAAAAACCACAGCCACTTTCTGAGAAAGAAGTTAATAAGCTGCTGGGTTATGCTGATCGTGATAGTAGTGAAGATGATACCTACAGTTTTCTGCCTGGTGATATTGTAAGGATCACCGACGGACCTTTCAACGAGTTTGAAGGTGTAGTGGAAAAGGCAAATAAAGAGACGGGCAAATTAGTAATAAAAGTGACAGTATTTGGTCGGGTAACACCAGTCGAGGTGAAATTTGACCAGGTAGAAGTTATGTAGAGAGATAAAGGGAATAAGACATGGCAAAACCAAAAGATGTAGAACACGTAATCAAGTTGCAGTTACCGGCAGGTAAAGCAACGCCAGCTCCTCCGGTAGGACCGGCATTGGGACAGGCAGGGATCAATATAGGTGAATTTTGTAAGGTATTTAATGATAAGACAAAAGATGCACCAGGTATGATATTCCCAGTAGTAATAATGGTGAAGAAGAATAAGAGTTACACATTTGAAATAAAGACTCCTCCGGCAGCAGTGTTAATCAAGAAAGAAGCAGGATTAGCCAAAGGTTCAGGAGAGCCCAATCGGGAAAAGGTTGGGACCATCAAGCGTGAGCAGGTTCGTAAGATAGCAGAGATCAAGATGAAAGACTTGAATGCATTTACGATCGAGGCTGCGATGCGGATGATCGAAGGTACTGCAAGAAACATGGGTGTATTAGTCGAAGATTAGTAACCGTGTGAAAAGCAGGAGAAAATAAAAGGAGACTATATGGCTAGCAAGAGGTATCGCGAATCCCATGCGATGGTTGACAAGACCAGGCGTTATGTTCTCGATGAAGCAGTCGAATTATTGCAGAAATTTCCCAAGGCAAAATTCGATGAGACCGTTGAGATTCATTTCAACCTGGGGGTTGACCCACGTAAGGCAGATCAGCAAATCCGTAATTCGCTAGTCCTTCCCCACGGAACTGGAAAGAAAGTTACCGTTTTAGTTTTCGCAGAAGGTGAAAAAGCTGAAGAAGCTAAGGCAGCCGGAGCTGATTTTGTTGGCGTAGATGAATACGTTGAGAAGATCCAGGGTGGCTGGCTTGATTTTGATGTTGCAATAGCAACACCCAATTTGATGGGTAAGATCGGGCGTCTTGGTAGAGTATTGGGACCACGCGGAATGATGCCGAATCCCAAAGTAGGCACAGTAACCATGGATGTGACTAAAGCAGTAAACGATTCCAAAGGTGGAAAAGTAACCTACAGAATTGATAAGTTCGCAAATCTTCATATCATGGCAGGCAGATTAAGTTTTGAGCCAGAGAAATTGAAAGAAAATCTTTTAACCCTCATAGCAGCGATTCTTCGCGAAAGACCTGCTGCAGTTAAAGGAGTTTTTATCAAGTCTATTGCTCTGACTTCTACCATGAGTCCCGGAATCAAATTAGATGTACCAAGTGTATCGCTTGAGGCAAAGAAGTAGGAGAGTGGAATGCATCAACCTTATAAAGTAGCAGCAGTAAAGCAACTGAAAGAACGGATTGAAGGTGCAAAAGCCATTGTCCTTGTGGATTACAAAGGTATCGACATTGAGGAAGTAAATGAGCTTCGTGGCAGATTGCGCCGCAGTGATGTTGATTATTTTGTATCCAAAAATACTTTCATAAAACAAGCTTTGCACGAATTGGACATCCAGGAACTGGATGAATATTTGAAGGGACCTACAGCAATAGCTGTATCATTGACAGATGAAGTATCTCCGGCAAGGGAGATAGCGAAATTTAAGAAAGAAGTAATGAAGGACAAAAAATTCCCTTCATTTAAAGTAGGTTATGTTGGCAACTCCGTAATAGGAGTGGAAGGACTTTCAAAATTTGCAAGTTTGCCAAGTAAAGAACAGTTGATAAGCATGGTGTTACAGGGACTGAATGCGCCGATCGCAGGATTGGTAGGAGCATTATCAGGAGTAACGAGAAAATTTGTATATGCGATTGACGCTATCGCTAAGAAAAAAGCAGCAGAAGAATAAATCGGAGGAAACATGGCTGATAAGAAAGAACAGGTAATGGAAATAATCAAGGAAATGACAGTCCTTGAGCTTCATGAACTGGTAAAAGAACTGGAAGAATTCTTTGGCGTGAGCGCTGCAGCACCCGTAGCAGCAGCAGCGGGTCCAGCGGCAGTAGCAGAAGCAGCCGAAGAAAAGACAGAATTTGACGTAATCTTAACAAGTGCCGGAGCTAAAAAGATTCAGGCGATCAAGGTTGTACGTCAGATCACAAAACTTGGATTAAAAGAAGCTAAGGATTTAGTTGACAATTGTCCAAAGCCCTTAGTAGAAGGTGTAAGTAAAGAAGAAGCTGAAAAGATGAAAGCACAGGTAGAAGAATCAGGTGCATCTGTCGAAATTAAATAATCGATATAAAAATTCAGGAAGTGAATTCGTACAAGGGTTCACTTCCTCTTTCTTTATTTAGAACCAATCTGAGAGCGAGAAGGTTAACAGCCTTTTTAATTTAAGAAGGAGTAAGAACTCTTGAAATTCAAAAGTTATTCTCGAATAAAAAAGAAAGCCGAAGAAGCGGGATTACCTTCCGTACGTGTACCTAACCTGTTATCTATGCAGATAGATTCCTTTGAGGATTTTCTGCAGAGGGATGTTCATCCCCAAAAGCGGATTGAATTCGGATTGGAATCTGTATTTCAGTCAGTATTTCCGCTGGAAGATCCGAAAGGTCTTTATAAACTTGAATATCTGGATTATGAGGTACTGAAAGAGAAGTATTCCGTGGAAGAGTGTGTTGAGCGGAATTTATCATTCCAGGCGCCGGTTAAGGCGCGGATGCGATTGACCAAATATGATGAAGAAGTGCTGAAAGATACCGGAGAAAAGCAAGAAAAGGAACAGATAGAGCAAGACGTGTTCCTCGGAGAGATACCCTTGATAACCACTAAGGGTACTTTTGTCATAAATGGTGCTGAGCGGATCATCATCAGTCAGCTACATCGCAGCCCCGGAATATTCTTTTCAGAGACTAAGCACCCGAGTGGCAAGTCGTTATTTTCCGCCAAATTAATACCCTATACCGGTTCATGGTTAGAGTTCACAATGGATATTCATAATGCGATGTATGTATTGATAGATAAACGTCGCAAGCTACCAGTAACAGTATTATTGAGATCTTTGGGATATTCCACTAATCAGGATCTGCGTGAACATTTCTATGAAAGCGAAGAATTGAAATTGAGTGAAGCTGAGGGTAGGCACTTATTTGAAGATATTAAAGATAAGGATGGAGATTTATTACTGCCGGGAGGTAGTGAATTAGATTCAGAAGCATCAGAAAGCCTGCGAGTGAATAAGATTAAAAAGGTTAAGATAATATCTATTAATTCTGAAGTAACCAGAAAAATTCTGGAGCAGACTATAGCAAAGGATACAACTGAAAGCAAAAATGAAGCTTTAGTAAAAATATACAGTTTAATACGTCCGGGGGATGAACCAACCCCAGAATCAGCAGAAGACCTGTTTGAACGGATGTTTTTTAATGAAAAGCGTTATAATTTAGGCAAAGTAGGCAGATATAAACTAAATAGTCGTCTTGAACTGGAAATTGACCCAGGAAAGCATATAGTAACTCGTGAAGATATGGTGGCTATAGTATCTAAGTTGATAGCCATTTTTGACGAGCGTGACAGAATAGATGATATTGATCATCTGGCAAATCGTCGAGTAAGAACTGTAGGTGAATTATTAGGTGAGCAATATAATATTGGTCTTGCTCGTGTAGCACGTACAGCCTTGGAGAGAATGAATATCGCTAATCCTGATGAGATAACTATACATGACTTGATAAACAGTAATGCTCTGATCGCTGTAGTTCAGAGTTTTTTCCTGACGGGACAGCTTTCTCAATTTATGGAACAAACCAATCCCTTAACAGCCTTAACTCACAAGCGTCGTTTATCGGCATTAGGTCCTGGTGGATTGACCCGTGAGCGTGCTGGTTTTGAAGTTCGTGATGTGCATTATTCGCATTACGGAAGAGTGTGTCCTATAGAGACTCCTGAAGGTCCAAATATTGGTTTATTATCATCACCAGCGATGTATTCAAAGATCAACAGCCTGGGATTTCTGGAAACCCCTTATGTGAAAGTGGTTGACAGTAAAATTACTGATCAGGTAGATTACCTTGATCCTCAGATGGAAGATAAATACACTATTGCTCAGGCAAATATAAATTATAATCCCAAGACCCTGGAAATTACAGATAAACTGGTATTTGCCAGAAAGAACGGTGAATATGTACAGGAACCACCAGAGAACGTAGATTATATGGATGTGTGTTCACAGCAGATCGTATCTGTGTCAGCATCATTGATCCCCTTCCTGGAGCATGATGATGCGAATCGTGCCTTGATGGGTTCAAACATGCAGCGTCAGGCAGTTCCACTTGTAGTTCCAGAAGTTCCTTTAGTCGGAACCGGGATGGAGAGAGTGGTTGCTGAGGATAGCGGAGTAGTTGCTCTGGCACCATTTGATGGCAAAGTTACGCGGGTAACAAGCTCATATGTGGAGATAGAACGAGATAATCCAGACGAAAGCATAATGGATCTGGAAAGTCATAACCGGATATATTTACGAAAATTTCAGAGATCAAATCAGGATACAACAATAAATCAAAGACCCACTGTTAATATCGGTGATCATGTAAAGAAAGGTGATATCCTGTCTGATGGACCGGCAATAGCCAGTGGCAGACTTGCTCTTGGCAGAAACATGCTGGTTGCCTTTATGCCCTGGTATGGATATAATTATGAGGATGCTATCATTTTGAGTGAGAATGTAGCTCGGGAAGATATGCTGACCTCAATTTATATCGAAGAGCATGAAGTTCTGGTTCGTGATACAAAGAATGGCAAAGAAGAACTTGCATATGATATTCCGAATGTGCCTAATAAGAGTCTTCGTAACCTTGATAAGACTGGAATTATCCGGATTGGATCAGTAGTAAAATCCGGTGATATAATTGTAGGAAAGATCACACCTAAGAATACTGATATAGATCCTTCACCAGAGGAGAATCTGATGCGTGCCCTGTTTGGAGATAGAGCAGGTGATTTCAGCAATAGTTCTTTGAAAGCAAAACCTGGTATGGAAGGTGTGGTAATTGATGTGAAAGTGTTCTCTAAGAAAGAAGACAGGATGGATGATTTTCTTGATGATCCGGAACGTAATAAGAATAATGCTGAGCAGATCAAACTGGAAAGAGAAGATCGTGAAAACCGCATAGATAATTATCTTTCTCAACATCTGGGAGATGCATTAGTTGGCGAGATTGCCAAGAACATCGTTAATATCAAAACAGGTATCTTCATGATACCATCAGGTAAAAAGATAGACCGTAAAGATCTTGAAAAGGTTAATTTTAAGAAATTGAATCTTGATTATGATCTGATTGAAAACACGGTAAAAAATGACAAGATATATCAGGAATTGATCTTACGGATAAAGAAAGCGCGGGAAGAAAGCGAAAATATCTATAAAAAACAGCAGGACAGGATCAAGCGTGGTGATGAATTACCACACGGTGTTCGCAAGATGGTGAAAGTATTTATCGCCAAAAAGCGTAAAATCCAGGTTGGTGATAAAATGGCCGGACGTCATGGTAATAAGGGTGTGATCAGTAGAATCAGTCCGATTGCTGATATGCCGTTTATGAGAGACGGAAAGCCGGTAGATGTGATCCTTAATCCCCTGGGTGTACCTTCACGTATGAATATTGGTCAGATCATGGAAACTCACCTTGGAATGGCAGCTTTATCCTTGGGATTTCATGTAGAAACTCCTGTCTTTGATGGAGCTACTATAGAAGACATTCGCTCTGAATTAACCAAGGCTGAACTGGCAACAGATGGCAAAATGGTTTTATATGATGGTAAAACCGGTGAGCCTTTTAAAGAACGCGTAACTGTAGGCATAATGTATATGCTGAAATTGAATCATCTGGTGGCAGATAAGATGCATGCCCGATCAACAGGACCTTATTCATTAATAACTCAACAGCCTTTAGGTGGAAAAGCGCAGCATGGTGGACAGAGATTGGGAGAGATGGAAGTGTGGGCACTGGAAGCTTATGGAGCTTCAAGATTGCTGGAAGAGATGCTCACAATTAAATCAGATGATGTAGATGGAAGAACAAATGCCTTCAAGGCAATTTCAAGTGGTCAGAATCCTCCCAAACCGGGGGTTCCTGAGTCATTTAATGTGCTGGTAAGCGAATTGAAATCTCTCTGTTTTGATATTGATTTCATTGTAGAGAAACACGAAGATGTCAATCCATAGAGAGAATGGAGGAGATTAGGTGATACGTGAAATAAAGCGAGTCAAGCGTATTGAGAATTATGATAAAGTACGGATAAAATTAGCTTCTCCAGATGCGATCAGAGAATGGTCTCATGGAGAGGTGACTAAACCCGATACCTTAAATTACCGCACCTTTAAGCCGGAAAAGGGAGGTCTTTTCTGTGAAAGGATCTTTGGACCGGAAAAGGATTATGAATGCAGTTGCGGTAAATATAAAAAGAAGAAATTTGCCAATCAGGTTTGTGACCGTTGTGGAGTGGAAATAACTACTTCACGCGTAAGACGTTCACGAATGGGGCATATAGAACTTGCTGTACCAATAGCTCATATCTGGTTTGTTAAAAGTATGCCCAGCATAATTGGCACACTGCTTGATCTTTCCATCTCAAAGCTGGAACGGATCATCTATTATGAATCATATATAGTAATAGATGCTGGTAATCAGGATGAATATGAGAAAAAGACCCTGATAGACGTAGAAGAATATTATGAAATTCGTGATCGGATGGATGAAGATTTTATAGCCATGATGGGTGCTGAAGCAATAAAGATATTGCTTGATGAATTGAATTTGGAAGAAGAGGCGATGGATTTGCGAACGCGGATCAAAATGGAAACCTCCAATCAGAAGAAGCAGAAACTCACCAAGCGACTGAAAGTAGTAGATGCTTTCCGTAAATCAGATAATAATCCTGCCTGGATGGTGATAGAAGTATTACCAGTTCTTCCTCCAACATTGCGTCCATTGGTTCAGCTTGATGGGGGTCGTTTTGCAACAGCAGATTTTAACGAGCTTTACCGTCGGGTGATTACCAGAAATAATCGTTTGCACGGACTTCTGGATATTAATGCTCCAGAAGTGATCCTGCGTAATGAAAAGCGCATGCTGCAGGAAGCAGTTGATGCATTGATTGATAATTCGCGAAAAAGCAGACCTTATAAGGGTCGTGGTAATAGACCTTTGAAATCACTTGCTGATCAGTTAAAAGGTAAAACCGGAAGATTCCGTCAAAACCTTTTAGGAAAGCGGGTTGATTATTCTGGAAGATCGGTTATCACTGTAGGACCTGAGCTGAAACTTCATCAGTGTGGATTACCAAAAGAAATGGCAATTGAACTTTTCAAGCCATTTATTATAGAAAGACTGGAAACTTTGGGAGAAGCTGAAAAAGCTAAATCTGCCAAAAAACTGATTGAAAAGCAAAGACCTGAAATCTGGAAGATACTGGAAGAAGTAATTCAGGATTATCCTGTGCTTTTAAACCGTGCTCCTACACTTCATAAACATGGAATTCAGGCATTTATGCCAGTATTGATAGAAGAAAAGGCGATTCAATTGCATCCCTTGGCATGTATTCCCTTTAATGCGGATTTTGATGGTGACCAGATGGCTGTGCACGTACCATTATCGCATGAAGCAAGGATGGAAGCACGCGTATTAATGCTTGCCAGCCGTAACCTGATCCTGCCAGCGAGTGGAAAACTTGCTATGGCTACTAATCAAGATATTGTGTTAGGTAATTATTATCTGACCCTGCTGCGCAGTAAAGATATACCGGCTGAAAAGGATATGAGGCACTTCAGCTCAATTGATGAATTGCTGCTTGCATTTGAGCAGCATGAACTTTTAACTGAGCAGAAAGGTGATTTTGCACCCTCGAGTTCGTGGAAAAAAGGCGAACTTTCGCTGCATACATGGGTACGTTGTATCTATAAGAATGAATTGATCACATCTACAGTAGGAAGATTTATCTTCAACACAGTAGTTCCAGAAGAATTACCCTTTATCAATTACACAATGACCAAGAGTAAGTTAAATGATCTGGCAATGGATTGCTTCAATTCTGTGGGACAGAAACAAACAGTTAATTTTATGGATGATATCAAAGATTTAGGCTACAAATATGCTACAAAAGCAGGTATTACTTTTAGTTTTGCTGAT is part of the Candidatus Stygibacter australis genome and encodes:
- the nusG gene encoding transcription termination/antitermination protein NusG, coding for MKKWYVVHTMASHEFKIRDAIERTVRGTHLSDFVGQILIPTQNTFHIRDGKRIPREKKLFNSYLILELELTPEVYNFILGLPGVTYFLGSGKKPQPLSEKEVNKLLGYADRDSSEDDTYSFLPGDIVRITDGPFNEFEGVVEKANKETGKLVIKVTVFGRVTPVEVKFDQVEVM
- the rplK gene encoding 50S ribosomal protein L11, whose protein sequence is MAKPKDVEHVIKLQLPAGKATPAPPVGPALGQAGINIGEFCKVFNDKTKDAPGMIFPVVIMVKKNKSYTFEIKTPPAAVLIKKEAGLAKGSGEPNREKVGTIKREQVRKIAEIKMKDLNAFTIEAAMRMIEGTARNMGVLVED
- the rplA gene encoding 50S ribosomal protein L1; translated protein: MASKRYRESHAMVDKTRRYVLDEAVELLQKFPKAKFDETVEIHFNLGVDPRKADQQIRNSLVLPHGTGKKVTVLVFAEGEKAEEAKAAGADFVGVDEYVEKIQGGWLDFDVAIATPNLMGKIGRLGRVLGPRGMMPNPKVGTVTMDVTKAVNDSKGGKVTYRIDKFANLHIMAGRLSFEPEKLKENLLTLIAAILRERPAAVKGVFIKSIALTSTMSPGIKLDVPSVSLEAKK
- the rplJ gene encoding 50S ribosomal protein L10, which gives rise to MHQPYKVAAVKQLKERIEGAKAIVLVDYKGIDIEEVNELRGRLRRSDVDYFVSKNTFIKQALHELDIQELDEYLKGPTAIAVSLTDEVSPAREIAKFKKEVMKDKKFPSFKVGYVGNSVIGVEGLSKFASLPSKEQLISMVLQGLNAPIAGLVGALSGVTRKFVYAIDAIAKKKAAEE
- the rplL gene encoding 50S ribosomal protein L7/L12 codes for the protein MADKKEQVMEIIKEMTVLELHELVKELEEFFGVSAAAPVAAAAGPAAVAEAAEEKTEFDVILTSAGAKKIQAIKVVRQITKLGLKEAKDLVDNCPKPLVEGVSKEEAEKMKAQVEESGASVEIK
- the rpoB gene encoding DNA-directed RNA polymerase subunit beta, coding for MKFKSYSRIKKKAEEAGLPSVRVPNLLSMQIDSFEDFLQRDVHPQKRIEFGLESVFQSVFPLEDPKGLYKLEYLDYEVLKEKYSVEECVERNLSFQAPVKARMRLTKYDEEVLKDTGEKQEKEQIEQDVFLGEIPLITTKGTFVINGAERIIISQLHRSPGIFFSETKHPSGKSLFSAKLIPYTGSWLEFTMDIHNAMYVLIDKRRKLPVTVLLRSLGYSTNQDLREHFYESEELKLSEAEGRHLFEDIKDKDGDLLLPGGSELDSEASESLRVNKIKKVKIISINSEVTRKILEQTIAKDTTESKNEALVKIYSLIRPGDEPTPESAEDLFERMFFNEKRYNLGKVGRYKLNSRLELEIDPGKHIVTREDMVAIVSKLIAIFDERDRIDDIDHLANRRVRTVGELLGEQYNIGLARVARTALERMNIANPDEITIHDLINSNALIAVVQSFFLTGQLSQFMEQTNPLTALTHKRRLSALGPGGLTRERAGFEVRDVHYSHYGRVCPIETPEGPNIGLLSSPAMYSKINSLGFLETPYVKVVDSKITDQVDYLDPQMEDKYTIAQANINYNPKTLEITDKLVFARKNGEYVQEPPENVDYMDVCSQQIVSVSASLIPFLEHDDANRALMGSNMQRQAVPLVVPEVPLVGTGMERVVAEDSGVVALAPFDGKVTRVTSSYVEIERDNPDESIMDLESHNRIYLRKFQRSNQDTTINQRPTVNIGDHVKKGDILSDGPAIASGRLALGRNMLVAFMPWYGYNYEDAIILSENVAREDMLTSIYIEEHEVLVRDTKNGKEELAYDIPNVPNKSLRNLDKTGIIRIGSVVKSGDIIVGKITPKNTDIDPSPEENLMRALFGDRAGDFSNSSLKAKPGMEGVVIDVKVFSKKEDRMDDFLDDPERNKNNAEQIKLEREDRENRIDNYLSQHLGDALVGEIAKNIVNIKTGIFMIPSGKKIDRKDLEKVNFKKLNLDYDLIENTVKNDKIYQELILRIKKAREESENIYKKQQDRIKRGDELPHGVRKMVKVFIAKKRKIQVGDKMAGRHGNKGVISRISPIADMPFMRDGKPVDVILNPLGVPSRMNIGQIMETHLGMAALSLGFHVETPVFDGATIEDIRSELTKAELATDGKMVLYDGKTGEPFKERVTVGIMYMLKLNHLVADKMHARSTGPYSLITQQPLGGKAQHGGQRLGEMEVWALEAYGASRLLEEMLTIKSDDVDGRTNAFKAISSGQNPPKPGVPESFNVLVSELKSLCFDIDFIVEKHEDVNP